The following are encoded together in the Flavobacterium sp. TR2 genome:
- a CDS encoding YciI family protein, producing the protein MNEFLLIFRRDFKTKEAQPSPEEYQEHLQQWQNWFGSLAAQDKLARPLQRWDGQGKLVNSNKGITDGPFVEIKESIGGLIIIKAKDYDEAAEIAQGCPVLNFGGNVEIRMAV; encoded by the coding sequence ATGAATGAGTTTTTATTGATTTTTAGAAGAGATTTTAAAACAAAAGAAGCACAGCCCTCTCCAGAAGAATACCAAGAGCATTTGCAGCAATGGCAAAACTGGTTCGGGAGTCTTGCGGCTCAAGATAAATTGGCAAGACCTTTACAGCGCTGGGATGGGCAGGGAAAACTTGTAAATTCGAATAAAGGAATTACAGACGGACCTTTTGTCGAAATCAAAGAATCTATTGGCGGATTAATCATTATTAAAGCCAAAGATTATGACGAAGCTGCCGAAATCGCACAAGGATGTCCTGTTTTGAATTTTGGCGGAAATGTCGAAATTAGAATGGCCGTTTAG